One Urocitellus parryii isolate mUroPar1 chromosome 9, mUroPar1.hap1, whole genome shotgun sequence DNA segment encodes these proteins:
- the LOC144257011 gene encoding LOW QUALITY PROTEIN: tubulin-specific chaperone E-like (The sequence of the model RefSeq protein was modified relative to this genomic sequence to represent the inferred CDS: substituted 1 base at 1 genomic stop codon): MEMAADAEDDQQLGKKESRHPTGGSFIRPNKVNFGVDFLTAVKNRYALEDGPEDYGEEQIIIIGKKPVETIGFDSVIKQQSHLNNLQEISLRNCAVSCAGGKGGIARTCPNITRVDVSKNLLSSWDEVIRIADQLKNLVVLNLSENKLQFPSGXPVLTGTFSTLKVLVLNQTGITWAEVLQCALGWPVLEELYLDSNNIFISERPSDVLQMLKLLDLSSNPLIDENQLFLIAYLPRLEQLILSDTGISSIHFPDAGIGCKTSMFPSLQYLVVNDNRISQWSFINELNKLQSLRALSCLRNPLTEGSKEAQTTRQLIIAKIGQLKTLNKCEILPEERRGAELDYRKAFGNEWKKAGGHQDPEKNRPNEEFLAAHPRYQLLCHKYGAPEDGELKVQQPFMLKNQLLTLKIKYPNQLEQKVLEKQLPGSMAIQKVKALLSRLLKVPVSELLLSYESPKMPGREIELGNDLQSLQFYSVENGDCLLVRW; this comes from the exons GCACCCAACGGGAGGATCTTTTATTCGTCCAAACAAGGTAAATTTTGGAGTGGACTTTCTTACTGCAGTTAAGAACCGCTATGCATTAGAAGATGGACCAGAAGACTATGGGGAAGAGCAAATAATTATAATTGGGAAGAAACCTGTGGAGACCATTGGTTTTGACTCTGTGATCAAACAGCAGAG TCATCTGAACAACTTGCAAGAGATTTCTCTAAGGAACTGTGCAGTAAGTTGTGCTGGTGGAAAAGGAGGAATTGCCAGAACATGTCCTA ATATTACAAGAGTAGATGTGTCAAAAAACCTGTTGTCATCATGGGATGAAGTGATTCGTATTGCTGATCAACTCAAAAACCTGGTGGTTCTTAATCTCAG TGAAAACAAGCTGCAGTTTCCCTCTGGCTAACCAGTGCTAACTGGAACATTTTCTACATTGAAGGTATTAGTTCTCAATCAAACAGGAATTACGTGGGCTGAG GTGCTGCAGTGTGCCCTGGGGTGGCCAGTCCTTGAGGAGCTGTATCTGGACTCCAACAACATCTTCATTTCCGAAAG GCCCAGTGATGTTCTACAGATGCTCAAGCTGTTAGACCTTTCCTCTAACCCATTAATTGATGAAAATCAGCTGTTCCTGATAGCCTATCTGCCCAG ATTAGAACAACTAATCCTTTCTGACACTGGAATTTCTTCTATACATTTTCCGGATGCTGGAATTG GGTGCAAAACATCCATGTTCCCGTCCCTGCAGTACCTTGTAGTAAATGACAATCGGATATCACAA TGGTCATTCATCAATGAGCTAAACAAATTACAGAGCTTGCGTGCCCTGTCCTGTCTAAGGAACCCCCTGACTGAAGGAAGCAAGGAAGCACAGACCACTCGACAGCTCATTATTGCCAAAATTGGTCAACTAAAAACCCTGAACAAATGTGAG ATTCTTCCAGAGGAACGGCGAGGAGCTGAGCTTGATTACCGAAAAGCTTTTGGAAATGAGTGGAAAAAGGCTGGTGGACATCAGGATCCAGAGAAAAACAGACCAAATGAAGAATTTCTTGCAGCCCATCCTAGATACCAGCTCCTGTGCCACA AATATGGTGCACCTGAGGACGGAGAACTCAAAGTACAACAACCATTTATGCTGAAAAACCAACTACTGA CACTGAAGATAAAATATCCAAACCAACTTGAACAGAAGGTCTTAGAGAAGCAACTGCCAG GTTCCATGGCCATTCAAAAGGTGAAGGCATTACTGTCACGTCTTCTCAAAGTTCCTGTGTCAGAACTTTTGCTGTCCTATGAAAGTCCCAAG ATGCCGGGCAGAGAAATTGAACTAGGAAATGACCTTCAGTCATTACAGTTTTATTCTGTGGAAAATGGAGATTGTCTACTAGTGAGATGGTAA